In a genomic window of Magnolia sinica isolate HGM2019 chromosome 14, MsV1, whole genome shotgun sequence:
- the LOC131225285 gene encoding UDP-glycosyltransferase 73C3-like, translated as MASQDPHQLHFIFIPFLAPGHMIPVIDMARLFAKRGVIATVITTTHNASRFATIIDRATESGLPLRILQVRFPSQEVGLPEGIENIDSVAADSAMVIFDALELLQQPIEHYLQELQPRPSCIISDSLLPWTCQTAEMFQIPRIVFHGMCCFSLLCMRNVHHYKSHEDIASEVQPIAVPGLPHQIEIPKFQLPLGIADKSDFQEISDKFRAGDSKSYGVVVNSFAESDNECIEYYGKEMGKKVWTVGPVSLCNKEMSDKAVRGNKASINEHECLSWLNSRKPKSVVYVCYGSLGRFTPSQWIQIGLGLEASNRPFVWVIRDIVKLVKIEEWLSNGFEEMIKDRGLIIRGWAPQLLILSHPAIGGFLTHCGWNSTLEGICAGIPMLSWPLFGEQFLNEKLIVQFLRIGVDLGIFRGVVKWEPDENNEVLVEMEVVKKAVERLMDEGREGEERRKRARELGEKARLAMEEGGSSYINMTHLIEDIINYADKNSHT; from the coding sequence ATGGCTTCCCAAGATCCCCACCAGCTTCACTTCATTTTCATTCCTTTCTTGGCCCCTGGCCACATGATCCCCGTGATCGACATGGCCCGCTTGTTCGCGAAGCGGGGTGTGATAGCCACCGTCATCACCACAACCCACAATGCATCTCGGTTTGCGACCATAATCGACCGAGCAACGGAATCCGGTCTCCCACTTCGAATTCTACAAGTCCGCTTTCCATCCCAAGAAGTGGGATTGCCTGAGGGAATCGAGAATATCGATTCTGTCGCGGCGGACTCGGCAATGGTCATTTTCGATGCGCTCGAGTTGCTACAACAGCCAATAGAACATTATCTTCAAGAACTCCAACCGCGCCCGAGCTGCATAATTTCAGACTCTTTGCTCCCTTGGACATGCCAAACCGCTGAAATGTTTCAGATTCCGAGAATCGTTTTCCACGGAATGTGCTGCTTTTCTCTGTTGTGCATGCGCAACGTGCACCATTACAAATCTCACGAGGACATTGCCTCCGAGGTGCAACCCATCGCCGTGCCGGGCTTGCCTCATCAAATTGAGATCCCGAAATTCCAGCTCCCATTAGGCATAGCTGACAAATCAGATTTTCAAGAAATAAGTGATAAATTCCGAGCAGGTGATTCAAAATCTTACGGTGTGGTGGTGAACAGCTTCGCCGAATCAGACAATGAATGCATTGAGTACTACGGGAAGGAAATGGGAAAAAAGGTGTGGACCGTCGGGCCAGTATCTCTATGTAACAAGGAGATGTCAGATAAGGCAGTGAGAGGGAATAAGGCCTCCATCAATGAGCATGAATGCTTGAGTTGGCTCAATTCAAGGAAACCCAAGTCGGTTGTTTATGTTTGTTATGGAAGCTTAGGCCGCTTTACCCCTTCACAGTGGATAcaaattgggttgggcttggaagCTTCAAATCGACCCTTCGTTTGGGTGATTAGAGACATCGTGAAACTGGTGAAGATAGAAGAATGGCTTTCAAACGGATTCGAGGAGATGATAAAGGATAGGGGTCTTATAATCAGAGGGTGGGCCCCTCAGTTACTGATATTATCGCACCCAGCAATTGGAGGGTTCTTAACGCATTGCGGTTGGAATTCAACATTGGAGGGCATCTGTGCAGGTATTCCCATGTTATCATGGCCTCTCTTTGGAGAGCAGTTCTTGAACGAGAAGCTCATCGTACAATTTCTGAGGATTGGAGTTGATCTGGGCATCTTCCGAGGTGTTGTTAAATGGGAACCAGACGAGAACAACGAAGTTTTGGTGGAGATGGAAGTAGTTAAGAAGGCTGTAGAGAGGTTGATGGATGAGGGACGCGaaggagaagaaaggagaaagagagcaAGAGAGCTGGGAGAGAAAGCAAGGTTGGCCATGGAAGAGGGTGGCTCTTCATACATCAACATGACGCATTTGATTGAAGATATCATCAATTATGCAGATAAGAACTCGCACACCTAA